A DNA window from Actinokineospora baliensis contains the following coding sequences:
- a CDS encoding LysR family transcriptional regulator yields the protein MSDRFPGTEKVRSFLVLADELHFGRAARYLHLSQPALSQQIAAFEREIGLRLFHRSTRSVRLTEAGRDLLAVATSAISVLDTGLADVRRRAGAGRRAVRIGHVGWGTGQVIARAARLVAHEPMQLVPTYTGFGNQLNQLRHGQVDTALLWRPHLPKFPGDVEQATAAVVPTCLVMPWDHPLASRSSVAVAEVGAERLIRVGSTEGFPVAGLRFVEHTADYAVDTLAAVSAGVGLALCPRLAEWDAVNRDLRFVPIEGVDSELVVVWRSTADNSAVCVAVRGLCQAGRETAALMSGSPGGAHPPGVISLPAPSAPAD from the coding sequence CCTGCACCTGAGCCAGCCCGCGCTGAGCCAGCAGATCGCGGCGTTCGAGCGCGAGATCGGCCTGCGGCTGTTCCACCGCAGCACCCGCTCGGTGCGGCTGACCGAGGCGGGCCGCGACCTGCTCGCCGTGGCGACGTCGGCGATCTCGGTGCTCGACACCGGGCTCGCCGACGTGCGCAGGCGGGCGGGGGCGGGCAGGCGGGCGGTGCGCATCGGGCACGTCGGGTGGGGCACCGGGCAGGTGATCGCCCGCGCCGCGCGGCTGGTGGCGCACGAGCCGATGCAGCTGGTGCCGACCTACACCGGCTTCGGCAACCAGCTCAACCAGTTGCGCCACGGCCAGGTCGACACGGCGCTGCTGTGGCGGCCGCACCTGCCGAAGTTCCCCGGCGACGTCGAGCAGGCCACCGCCGCGGTGGTGCCGACCTGCCTGGTGATGCCCTGGGACCACCCGCTGGCGTCGCGGTCGTCGGTCGCGGTGGCCGAGGTCGGCGCGGAGCGGTTGATCCGGGTCGGCAGCACCGAGGGGTTCCCGGTGGCGGGTCTGCGCTTCGTCGAGCACACCGCCGACTACGCGGTGGACACCCTGGCCGCGGTCTCCGCCGGGGTCGGCCTCGCGCTGTGCCCGCGGCTGGCGGAGTGGGACGCGGTGAACCGGGACCTGCGGTTCGTGCCGATCGAGGGCGTGGACTCGGAGTTGGTGGTGGTGTGGCGCTCGACCGCGGACAACTCGGCGGTGTGCGTCGCCGTACGCGGGCTGTGCCAGGCGGGCCGGGAAACCGCGGCGCTGATGTCGGGATCGCCGGGCGGCGCGCACCCACCGGGCGTGATCTCGTTGCCCGCGCCGTCGGCACCGGCCGACTAG